The following are encoded together in the Streptomyces tsukubensis genome:
- a CDS encoding TetR family transcriptional regulator gives MTGQVRTVDGRVAGRRGQATRQKLLDCLSEMLSTSPYRDVKVIDVARKAGTSPATFYQYFPDVEGAVLEIAEEMASEGAGLAELLEGRTWVGKAGWQTAQGLVDGFLDLWRKNEAILRVVDLGSAEGDKRFYKIRMKILNSVNSSLSSAVKDLQSKGKVDKDVNPAAVAGSLVTMLAGVASHQKGFQTWGVKQPELKPNLALLVYLGVTGKKPTK, from the coding sequence ATGACAGGACAAGTACGTACCGTCGACGGTCGCGTGGCCGGACGACGCGGCCAGGCGACACGTCAGAAACTACTCGACTGCCTCAGCGAGATGCTCAGCACATCGCCCTACCGGGACGTCAAAGTCATTGATGTCGCCCGGAAGGCGGGCACCTCTCCCGCCACCTTCTACCAGTACTTCCCCGACGTCGAAGGGGCAGTTCTGGAGATCGCGGAGGAAATGGCGTCAGAAGGCGCCGGGTTGGCCGAACTGCTGGAAGGCCGCACCTGGGTCGGCAAGGCGGGATGGCAGACCGCGCAGGGACTTGTGGACGGATTCCTCGATCTCTGGCGCAAAAACGAAGCGATTCTCCGTGTGGTGGATCTGGGTTCCGCCGAGGGCGACAAGCGGTTCTACAAGATCCGCATGAAGATCCTCAACTCGGTGAACAGTTCACTGTCGTCCGCGGTCAAGGATCTCCAGTCCAAGGGAAAGGTCGACAAGGACGTCAACCCGGCCGCCGTCGCGGGCTCCCTCGTCACGATGCTCGCCGGTGTGGCCTCCCACCAGAAGGGGTTCCAGACCTGGGGCGTCAAGCAGCCCGAACTCAAGCCGAACCTCGCCCTGCTGGTCTACCTGGGCGTGACGGGCAAGAAGCCCACGAAGTAG
- a CDS encoding pyridoxine/pyridoxamine 5'-phosphate oxidase yields MDDDAALGSLLRSLRVWDPARTTLPRFDTHAAPERPLDLFVRWFAEAAEAGQQEPHTPSLATSDDDGLPDVRTVMLHGAGERGWTFASHASSAKGAQLAARPYAALGFYWPALGRQVRVRGPVTTAPPEESAADLRAHSTGALASALTGHQSEVLPAPETLARASEAAWERAEREPEAAVPSWTLYVLAADEVEFFQGDARRRHVRLRYRRVPTGAREDSLAATGTVTRTVTGTVTASGWTRELLWP; encoded by the coding sequence ATGGACGACGACGCCGCTCTCGGCTCCCTGCTCAGATCCCTGCGCGTCTGGGACCCAGCACGCACCACGCTCCCCCGCTTCGACACCCACGCGGCGCCGGAACGGCCACTGGACCTCTTCGTGCGCTGGTTCGCCGAAGCCGCCGAGGCGGGACAGCAGGAGCCGCACACCCCTTCCCTGGCAACCTCGGACGACGACGGGCTGCCCGACGTAAGGACCGTCATGCTGCACGGTGCTGGGGAGCGCGGATGGACGTTCGCCTCGCACGCGTCGAGCGCCAAGGGTGCGCAGCTCGCCGCGCGGCCCTACGCGGCGCTCGGCTTCTACTGGCCGGCGCTCGGCCGCCAGGTCAGGGTGCGCGGGCCTGTCACCACGGCCCCGCCCGAGGAGAGCGCGGCGGATCTGCGGGCCCACTCCACCGGGGCGCTCGCCTCCGCGCTCACCGGGCACCAGAGCGAGGTCCTACCCGCCCCTGAGACCCTGGCCCGTGCCTCGGAGGCCGCGTGGGAGCGCGCGGAACGGGAACCGGAAGCCGCCGTACCGTCCTGGACTCTTTATGTGCTGGCCGCGGACGAGGTGGAGTTCTTCCAGGGCGACGCACGGCGCAGACACGTCAGGCTGCGGTACCGCAGGGTGCCGACCGGGGCACGCGAGGACTCCCTGGCGGCAACCGGGACGGTGACCAGGACTGTGACCGGGACGGTGACGGCGAGCGGCTGGACACGGGAACTGCTGTGGCCATGA